DNA sequence from the Paenibacillus azoreducens genome:
CAAAGATATTTCCCCCTACCAATTCCGTAAAAAAGGAAAAGCCTGACACGTAGAGTCAGGCTTCATTGCGTTTATGTGAAAAGCGTACTTCAAAGGGATTTATGCGAAAATGAGCTTTTGCGTTTTTGAAATAAAACCCATAACATTTTCTTCATTGGTGGTGACCGTGAGGTTATGCGGGTTTCTAACGGACATTACAGCCGCTAAGAGGCTAAAAATAGCCATTTTTAAATTTTAACGGACACCACGGCGCTTAATTGCTCCAAAACACCGCCCCAAAGGGACTTTTTGAATAAATAGCGGCGCCTGTGTCCGTTAAAAATCAAAATGGTCGAAATTATCCTCGATAGCGTCCGCTGTGTCCGTTAGAATCAAATATGGCGCGTGACGGTCAGGCGATGTTTGATTCTAACGAAACTTGGGAGCGTTATTCAGGTACATTGGGGCTTTTGCGCACTCTTGACGGTACCTGTTTAATCCACGCGGGATTCTAACGAAACAGTGGAGCGCTATTCAGCCAAAACGGAGCCTCTACGATTTCTAACGAAACTGCGAATCGCTATTCTGCCAAAATGATGATGATCTAGCCATGTTTCGGCCCGATAACGATATGTAGTTACATTAGGTTTAAATTGGACGCGAGTTTGCAAAAATAGCATGTCCTAGTTTCGTTAGCAGTAACCATGTGGGAGCACCATCATATCACGGCAGCGGCACGACAGCATCAATCATACAACGGACTTTGGCGCACATTATCCGCGTCATCACATTGTTATGTTTTCCACGTTATCACGTTATCCACCACATTGTCACGTTATCCTTTGATTAGTGTATGTATCATAACCTTCAAGCCCTTCAGCATAGTCTCATGCGACAAGGAAGGCAGACTTGGTTTGGCTGCAGACATCTCTTCCGAAGCTGGGAAGTGGACGAAACCGCCGATCATCGGAAGCTGATTGGTGCGGATGTAATCTAGAAGAGCATACATCGTATTATTGCAAATAAATGTCCCTGCCGAATAAGAGATCGAAGCCGGGACGCCTTGTTCCTTCATGCCGTCGACCATCTTGCGCACTGGCAGCAGGCTGAACAAACCGTCAGGACCGTCCGGATTAATGCGCTCTTCATAGGGACGATTCCCGTTATTATCAGCAACACTGGATTCTTTTGGTACCTCTTTCAAATTAATCGCGATTTGTTCCGGCGTAATCGCAGTTCGTCCGGAAGCAAGCCCACAGCAGATGACGGCATCCGGCCGGATCGCTTCCACCGCCGCAAGCAGCTTGTCCGCGCATTCGTCAAAAACGACCGGCAGCAGCAATGTATGAATCTCAGCCCCGGCAATATCTTCTTTCCCGATGTCTGCCAGCAGCCTCTCCGTCGGATTAATCGTATCGCCCCCAAATGGCTCAAATGCAGTGATCAATATCTTCATTTCAATATCCTCCCCTGGCCGATTAAAAATAAAATATGACTATATAGCTAAAAAGCACACAGCGTTATATCTTCCTTTTCAAGCGCAGCTCTCAGCATTTGTGCAAAAGAAAGAGCATGCTCGCCGTCGCCGTGAATGCATACCGTATCCGCGGCGATGGCGATGGTTCTGCCGCTGGCCGTAGTTACCGTCCCTTCCTTGACCATTTGAAGCACTTGCTTCACCGCCTGTTCCGGATCGCCGATTACCGCCCCCGGCATCCCCCGTGGCATCAGCGTCCCGTCCTCCATATAAGTCCGGTCCGCAAACACCTCCGCTGCAGTGCGCAGCCCTCTGGCTCTGCCTGCGGCGATCAGCTCGCTTCCGGCAAGCCCATATAAAACAAGGGCTGCATCCGTCTTGTATACAGCCTCCGCAACGGCCTCTGCCAGCGGTCTTTCCACCGCTGCCATATTATAAAGCGCGCCATGCGGCTTCACATGTCTCAGGGCTGTCCCTTCCTGCTTCACAAAAGCCTGCAGCGCCCCGATCTGGTACGTGACCATGTCATAAACTTCCCCGGCTGTAACCTCCATCCGCCGCCGGCCAAAACCCGCCAAATCGGGCAGACCCGGATGGGCGCCAATGGATACGCCTTTGCGGACTGCCATCCGGACCGTGTTTCTCATCACAGAAGGATCGCCGGCATGGAAACCGCACGCAATATTCGCGGATGTAATTTCATTTAACAGGTCTGCATCGGCCCCAAGCCGGTAGCGCCCAAAGCTTTCCCCCATATCACAATTCAAATCCACCCGCAGCATCGTCAGTCCTCCTTTAACTTGTAGTTTATCATTCGGCGCAGAAGCCTCAATTCCCGGGCTGCTTCACAGTAGAGTCTCTCCGCCTCTGCAATTGAAACCTCGCGAAAGCGGATGCTGCCTCCGGGCGGAAGCTGGGCTACCAGCGGCAAATCGACAGAAATGACCTGCGCTATTTTCGGATACCCGCCAAGCGTTTGCCTGTCTGCCATCAAGATGATCGGCTGGCCATCCGCCGGGACCTGCACGGTTCCATCCGCCACTCCTTCCGAAATATACTCCCGCTGCGTTTCCAGCAGCAGCGGCGGGCCAGACAACCGGTATCCCATCCGGTCCGAATCCGGTTGAACCCGATAGCTTTCCGCAATTAAGCGCTGTATCGCTTCCTCCCGAAAATCTCCGTATTCTCTTCCTCTGGTGACCCGGACCACCATGTCAGTTCCGCCATAGCCATCGCGGGGAGCAGCCGACCATGCCGGAGCGCAAAAAACCTCGCTTGCCGAATTCGCAGCTCCGACAAAAAGGGGCTTATCCGCATGGCGGGTAAGCTTAACCGGAATCATGTCTCCGGCCTGCAAAGATCTGCCATGCAAACCCCCGACTTTAGCCCGAAGATAAGTGCTGCGGCTCCCCATCACCTGTGGAACATCCAGCCCGCCGGCAGCCGCCAGGTAAGCACGGCATCCGGAGACGGGACGTTTGAATGAAAGCTCGCTGCCTGCGCGA
Encoded proteins:
- a CDS encoding LamB/YcsF family protein, with amino-acid sequence MLRVDLNCDMGESFGRYRLGADADLLNEITSANIACGFHAGDPSVMRNTVRMAVRKGVSIGAHPGLPDLAGFGRRRMEVTAGEVYDMVTYQIGALQAFVKQEGTALRHVKPHGALYNMAAVERPLAEAVAEAVYKTDAALVLYGLAGSELIAAGRARGLRTAAEVFADRTYMEDGTLMPRGMPGAVIGDPEQAVKQVLQMVKEGTVTTASGRTIAIAADTVCIHGDGEHALSFAQMLRAALEKEDITLCAF
- a CDS encoding biotin-dependent carboxyltransferase family protein, whose amino-acid sequence is MSMEVVKPGLLTTVQDLGRKGYAKYGIPKTGAMDGYAHRLANWLVGNHACEAALEITWSGFSVRFNRDMLVAITGANLAPVCGRIAVPMWRPVWFRAGSELSFKRPVSGCRAYLAAAGGLDVPQVMGSRSTYLRAKVGGLHGRSLQAGDMIPVKLTRHADKPLFVGAANSASEVFCAPAWSAAPRDGYGGTDMVVRVTRGREYGDFREEAIQRLIAESYRVQPDSDRMGYRLSGPPLLLETQREYISEGVADGTVQVPADGQPIILMADRQTLGGYPKIAQVISVDLPLVAQLPPGGSIRFREVSIAEAERLYCEAARELRLLRRMINYKLKED
- a CDS encoding pyroglutamyl-peptidase I; this encodes MKILITAFEPFGGDTINPTERLLADIGKEDIAGAEIHTLLLPVVFDECADKLLAAVEAIRPDAVICCGLASGRTAITPEQIAINLKEVPKESSVADNNGNRPYEERINPDGPDGLFSLLPVRKMVDGMKEQGVPASISYSAGTFICNNTMYALLDYIRTNQLPMIGGFVHFPASEEMSAAKPSLPSLSHETMLKGLKVMIHTLIKG